A part of Paraliobacillus zengyii genomic DNA contains:
- a CDS encoding AraC family transcriptional regulator: protein MKKGVIQHYYKLIILFIILSTVPVIITGSLSFWKSAEAIQEYSTQEKVQNVYQIQTNVEQVLKNIDHSVTYFVRTSQTQQFIREEMSAEVFYNYQTIKSDLNHIQTLDTGIEDIVLVSFENNWLINNNGLSFISKEENDAMYIKYMSLPDKSSWLLEEFDSIVVKNNVQNSCSHYINLVKKLPLLQSNKTGMVVVFIPSCSLTNIMAEKIDSESFVIVDDSNKIIAHSNPGYIGNNFEIPETIISKINNSSEDGQFNNEIDGIDYKVTYRTSEYNDWTYLSFVKISDLNSKLSSIRWLTIVICSILLCLTLTFSILGSRNIYKPIRHIQELVRNSNPDKSDMKKTKHNEFELIESHINQLLSKNNDLENKMQRQVNQLKQLFIIRLLQGKVGNHEIPIKLTSFNYKQSWKQLSVFALQIDTFENSTFNKSDTDLLLFAINNVLEDLIDSESRLTPVVINQTQATVLVTDFEKENEHTFYINQQAALVQKEIKNIFHLSISIGISRPFSDLIQAKLAFNESQEALKYRIKHGKESIIFYDNLNRNYQFFIDYPSNIKYKLFDAIKLADKTKANTELNNFFAYISNGDMHHNYYNVILTRFLYDLMELKQLLGIEIVELDNRPFLMEIYDLKTLQTIQDWFKEQLVHPIIEKVDKRTKTDNKSLSDKIIHIIQDSYDKDISLDSIAAQLHYNPNYLSNIFLKETKRSFSEYLLMYRLNKAKEWLVETNLSVKEIAANLQYNNSQNFIRSFRKIEGITPGKYRTDHKHK from the coding sequence ATGAAAAAAGGAGTTATACAGCATTATTATAAATTAATAATCTTATTCATCATACTGAGCACAGTTCCTGTCATTATTACAGGTTCACTTTCTTTTTGGAAATCAGCTGAAGCCATTCAAGAGTATTCCACACAGGAGAAAGTACAAAATGTTTATCAAATCCAAACAAATGTAGAGCAAGTTCTAAAAAATATTGATCACTCGGTCACTTATTTCGTTAGAACTTCACAAACCCAACAATTTATTAGAGAAGAAATGTCTGCTGAGGTATTCTATAATTATCAAACAATCAAAAGTGACCTGAATCATATACAAACATTAGATACAGGTATTGAAGATATCGTTTTAGTTAGTTTTGAGAACAACTGGTTAATAAACAATAATGGTCTTTCCTTTATTAGTAAAGAAGAGAACGATGCTATGTATATAAAATATATGTCATTACCTGATAAATCTTCCTGGTTGCTTGAAGAGTTTGATTCGATTGTCGTTAAAAATAATGTCCAGAATAGTTGTTCTCACTATATAAATCTAGTGAAAAAACTACCTTTACTACAGTCTAATAAAACTGGAATGGTCGTTGTCTTTATTCCAAGTTGTTCCTTAACCAATATTATGGCAGAAAAAATCGATTCAGAATCCTTTGTAATAGTTGATGATTCAAACAAAATAATCGCTCACAGTAATCCTGGATATATTGGAAATAACTTTGAAATTCCTGAAACTATTATTTCTAAAATAAATAATTCATCTGAGGATGGTCAATTTAATAATGAAATTGATGGTATCGATTATAAAGTCACCTATCGAACTTCAGAGTATAACGACTGGACCTACTTATCCTTTGTGAAAATTAGTGACTTAAACAGTAAATTAAGCTCGATTCGATGGTTAACAATAGTCATATGTTCCATTCTTCTTTGTCTTACTCTGACATTTTCTATATTGGGGAGTAGAAACATTTATAAACCAATCCGTCACATCCAAGAACTTGTTCGAAATTCCAATCCTGATAAAAGCGACATGAAGAAAACAAAACATAATGAATTTGAATTAATTGAATCACATATTAACCAGTTGTTAAGTAAAAATAATGACTTGGAAAACAAAATGCAAAGACAGGTAAATCAATTAAAACAATTATTCATTATACGATTGTTGCAAGGTAAAGTAGGTAATCATGAAATTCCAATTAAACTGACATCATTTAATTACAAACAATCTTGGAAGCAACTAAGCGTTTTCGCGTTACAAATTGATACTTTTGAGAATAGTACTTTTAATAAAAGTGATACAGACCTTTTGTTGTTTGCAATTAATAACGTCCTTGAAGATTTGATTGATTCAGAAAGCCGCTTAACGCCTGTTGTTATTAATCAGACACAAGCGACAGTTCTAGTTACTGATTTTGAAAAAGAAAATGAACATACATTTTATATTAACCAGCAAGCTGCTTTGGTCCAAAAAGAAATTAAAAATATTTTTCATTTATCTATTAGTATCGGAATCAGTCGCCCTTTTTCAGACTTAATACAAGCAAAATTAGCCTTCAATGAAAGCCAGGAAGCTCTTAAATATCGTATAAAACACGGGAAAGAGTCAATAATTTTTTATGATAACTTAAACAGAAACTATCAATTTTTTATTGACTATCCTTCTAACATTAAGTACAAACTATTTGATGCTATTAAGCTAGCAGATAAAACAAAAGCAAATACTGAGCTAAATAACTTTTTTGCATATATTTCAAATGGTGACATGCACCATAATTATTATAATGTTATTCTCACACGGTTTTTATATGACTTAATGGAGCTAAAGCAATTATTAGGTATAGAAATAGTTGAATTGGACAATCGTCCTTTCTTAATGGAAATTTACGATTTAAAAACATTACAAACTATTCAAGATTGGTTTAAAGAACAACTCGTACATCCCATAATTGAAAAAGTAGACAAACGTACTAAAACTGATAATAAGTCATTATCAGATAAAATAATTCACATCATTCAAGACAGTTATGACAAAGATATTTCACTGGATTCAATTGCAGCACAACTTCACTATAACCCTAATTATTTGAGTAATATTTTCCTAAAAGAAACTAAGCGTTCTTTTAGTGAATACCTTTTAATGTATCGTCTGAACAAAGCAAAGGAATGGCTTGTCGAGACCAATTTATCTGTAAAAGAAATTGCTGCTAACTTGCAATATAATAATTCTCAAAACTTCATTCGTTCCTTTAGAAAAATAGAAGGCATTACACCAGGAAAGTACAGAACGGATCATAAGCACAAATAA
- a CDS encoding YesL family protein — MELKGLWGAFYRMSVIISRLAYLNLLWIVATILGLVVFGIMPATISMFTVVRKWILKEDDIPIFQTFIFTYKKEFLKTNWIMAIIVILGSLLFIDIRFTGFMRDSGYYNIFLGILFIASFLYLILVVFIAPVYVHYNLSIRRYITYSIMIGATNILYTIAILIALSSIYYSSMKVPGITLFFSFSVSAYITMYFANLSFNNLIKKQRSQIDSNISV; from the coding sequence ATGGAATTGAAAGGATTATGGGGAGCATTTTATAGAATGAGTGTGATAATAAGTCGTTTGGCTTACCTTAATTTGCTTTGGATAGTTGCGACGATTCTTGGTTTAGTAGTATTCGGAATCATGCCTGCAACCATCAGTATGTTTACTGTTGTTAGGAAATGGATTCTGAAAGAAGATGATATTCCAATATTTCAAACTTTTATTTTTACTTATAAAAAGGAATTCTTAAAAACGAACTGGATCATGGCTATAATTGTTATATTAGGTTCACTTTTATTTATTGACATACGTTTTACAGGTTTTATGAGGGATAGTGGTTATTACAACATATTTTTAGGTATCTTATTTATAGCTAGTTTTCTATATCTCATCCTAGTTGTTTTTATAGCGCCGGTTTATGTACATTATAATTTATCTATTCGAAGATATATTACTTATTCCATCATGATTGGTGCCACTAATATTCTTTATACTATTGCAATTTTAATAGCATTATCAAGCATTTATTACTCATCTATGAAAGTACCTGGTATCACTTTATTTTTTAGTTTTAGTGTAAGCGCTTATATTACTATGTACTTTGCCAATCTATCCTTTAACAATTTAATAAAGAAGCAGCGCTCTCAAATCGATTCAAATATATCTGTGTAA
- a CDS encoding extracellular solute-binding protein codes for MSIWRKLGLVTLFLVAVVVLFACNNESASEQGGEEGSDNTSDTENGTYEFSIMANLHTPEVPSEKVLEEIEKLTNTDIEMQWIPDNNYEDRLNTAFATNTLPEAVFLKNQSTFVQFRDAIQDDQFWDLTELIDEYENLSKLKENVVDNTRVNGNVYTLYQGRPLSRQGIIYRKDWADNLGLEAPTTTEEFYEMARAFTEDDPDGNGKDDTFGITDRSDLIYGAFKTVSSWFGTPNYWGEQDGELAPEFMFDEYVETMDFFKDLHENGYINQDFPVTSKIDQQEFIKNGTAGIYVGSMGDVGSLYDDAVAINPDLEYDVQNHIAGPDGEFGIWSIPGYGNLVMFPKSAIETEEELKKILGFFDQFMSPEVMNLAYWGIEGEHYEVTDGSALPVDDASLFEREVKPYQSIEIGEPATNGRYEGAFDYDVKAKSEELNLDNEKYLIDDPTVPLYSETFAQDGARLQQIITDATYQYILGQLDMDGFNDAVENWKSQGGDNIITEYNAEYSAN; via the coding sequence ATGAGTATTTGGAGAAAGCTTGGTTTAGTCACATTGTTTTTAGTAGCAGTAGTAGTATTATTTGCATGCAATAATGAAAGCGCTTCCGAACAAGGTGGTGAAGAAGGATCAGATAACACCTCGGATACAGAAAATGGGACATATGAGTTTTCAATCATGGCGAATTTACACACACCTGAGGTGCCATCAGAAAAGGTACTAGAAGAAATTGAGAAATTAACAAACACAGATATTGAGATGCAGTGGATTCCTGATAACAATTATGAAGATCGTTTAAACACTGCATTTGCAACGAATACTTTGCCAGAAGCGGTATTTTTGAAGAACCAAAGCACATTTGTCCAATTTAGGGATGCTATTCAGGATGATCAGTTCTGGGATCTAACGGAATTGATTGATGAATACGAAAATTTAAGTAAATTAAAAGAAAATGTTGTAGATAATACAAGGGTTAACGGGAATGTTTATACATTATATCAAGGGCGACCTTTATCAAGACAAGGTATAATTTATAGAAAAGACTGGGCGGATAACTTAGGACTAGAAGCGCCAACGACAACAGAAGAATTTTATGAAATGGCAAGAGCTTTTACTGAAGATGATCCTGATGGGAATGGAAAGGACGATACATTTGGGATAACTGACAGGAGTGATTTGATTTATGGAGCATTTAAAACTGTCTCTTCTTGGTTCGGTACGCCTAACTATTGGGGAGAACAAGATGGAGAGTTGGCTCCTGAATTTATGTTTGATGAATACGTTGAAACAATGGATTTCTTTAAAGACCTACATGAAAACGGATATATTAATCAAGATTTTCCTGTAACAAGTAAAATTGATCAACAAGAATTTATAAAAAATGGAACTGCTGGTATTTACGTAGGTTCCATGGGTGACGTAGGCAGTCTTTATGATGATGCAGTTGCGATTAATCCTGATCTTGAATATGATGTCCAAAATCATATAGCAGGTCCAGATGGTGAATTTGGAATATGGTCAATTCCTGGTTATGGTAACTTGGTTATGTTTCCTAAAAGCGCAATCGAAACAGAAGAAGAGTTGAAGAAAATCTTGGGCTTTTTCGATCAGTTTATGTCACCAGAAGTTATGAACTTAGCTTATTGGGGAATTGAAGGTGAGCATTATGAAGTGACTGATGGAAGTGCGCTTCCTGTGGATGATGCATCATTATTTGAACGAGAAGTTAAACCATATCAGTCAATTGAAATTGGTGAACCTGCAACAAATGGCCGTTATGAAGGTGCATTTGATTATGATGTCAAAGCTAAGTCAGAGGAATTAAATTTAGATAATGAAAAGTATCTAATTGATGATCCTACTGTTCCGTTATACTCTGAGACATTTGCTCAAGACGGCGCTAGATTGCAGCAAATTATTACAGATGCAACTTATCAGTATATTTTAGGACAGTTAGATATGGACGGCTTTAACGATGCAGTTGAAAATTGGAAGTCACAAGGTGGAGATAACATTATTACTGAATATAATGCGGAGTATAGTGCGAATTAA
- the pelA gene encoding pectate lyase, which translates to MNVVGKRIGYLVIVAMLLFISVSSAIQPVKVLAKDVVVFQTDFNDDTTGDIPKDIDVTESGGTVRVVDLPDENNKSAFLNDISDATNVSISKSFEDLEGIVTVEMAFMQPTYTSSTKVMRVKGDATPVIIETKNGSITYRTGDNYQPLIELVENQWYKIKVTINLDTQKADVTINDELLLEATSLNEAATKVNFIETFTPNSSTDGHYIDDINIQGSSSEEEEEPTDPEPTEPEEDGINGIYEAEYAALNGAIVDNQHIGFTGIGFVDYNPNAPGGSIEWKVDAPVDGEYNLDFRYAHGGTDLRPAEIMVNGKVVNEELVFDSTGGFAIWDYTSIKAELKAGENTIVAKATGASGGANIDHLKIYMEVDDIYEAEEATLEPDTVIVDNQHIGFTGTGFIDYNPNTPGSWVEWTVDLPIEGEYYLDFRYAHGGTDFRPAEIMVNGEVVEPELAFDPSNGWATWVYTSTKANLKTGENTIRATGVGASGGANIDHLRIHNKDEVDTEAPVEVEDAEIAEIVSGLELKKLKELGMVVDQTATDEQSITRIAFMSLINEAFGYVEEEKFKNLSNDTHVWEVSLEEWYSYVLKVAKQKGYMDSLVVDGNINPDKELTKQEAQDIIATIQGESTSSVGEDILTWGEAKELVEPLRESNSSEQVNIVGVHAVATNLMVVTFDGYFETFDVSDLDVVIPTNEWELLSPGFKNLRIDKAAQGINEFGQTVVVLRSLDEWDEYAEYEQQIEEVRFSGDLDQAIEEADNLLTWQMDHGGWTKNWPQIYTRPWDGLESRSEWIEDGKELGTIDNNATITEMLYLAQVYQETKDSKYQDSLEKALDFLFELQYPTGGFAQVYPARGNYSDYVTFNDEAMVNVLELMDLVAERKYPFDSDLISDEYLVKVNSSIDLAVDYILQAQIEVDGVLTAWCAQHDPITYEAKEARSYEHPSISGQESVGIIRYLMSRPQTVRINQSVKAALEWLDEVKLENTRYISGDPNDEYFVEDTNSTAWYRFYEIGTNKPIFSGRDGVIKYDIMEIEEERRNGYSWGGHWGTSLLDIAQQTGNYTNKVFVQVAETKSVDTFGRTLAEGNVKELEGQMKSLAEIDSTITVAQDGSGDYDTVQSAIDAVPSNNSQTVMIYVKNGTYKEVITVPANKPFITLIGEDEKETVITYDNYAGRDNGVGGTLGTSGSASAYLRADDLIVENITFENSFDETTDTTGTQAVALYASGDRLYFKNVSFIGNQDTLYVNAGTHYYDNVYVEGDVDFIFGAARVVFANSVIHSFDRGSESTNGYVTAASTLISDEYGMMIMNSKLTSDAAAGTVYLGRPWPSGGNPNAIGSVLIKNSELGAHINPDGWTSMSGLQPEDARLFEYKNTGPGAVVNDSRRQLTDEEAAEWTVENVLKGWNPVPDQEEPEDNPDVEQPEDDPIDENEELEEKEDEAVDENQQDIEDNESSQGEDLEKEKQESAVTDNNIEDINSSDKNEEEIKDSKSLPETATSMFNWLLIGLVTLFAGVVLYKLNRRNKLN; encoded by the coding sequence ATGAATGTAGTAGGTAAACGAATTGGCTATCTTGTAATAGTAGCAATGCTTTTGTTTATTTCTGTTTCTTCTGCAATACAGCCAGTAAAGGTACTTGCAAAAGACGTTGTTGTTTTTCAAACTGATTTTAACGATGATACAACTGGTGATATACCAAAAGATATTGATGTGACGGAAAGTGGGGGAACGGTTCGTGTTGTGGATCTTCCTGACGAAAATAATAAGAGCGCTTTTTTAAATGATATTAGTGATGCAACTAATGTTAGTATCAGTAAATCTTTTGAAGACTTAGAAGGTATAGTGACAGTAGAAATGGCATTTATGCAACCGACGTATACAAGCTCGACAAAGGTCATGAGGGTGAAAGGTGACGCAACGCCAGTTATTATTGAAACGAAGAATGGAAGTATAACTTATCGGACTGGTGATAACTATCAACCTTTAATAGAGTTAGTAGAAAACCAATGGTACAAAATAAAAGTGACTATTAATTTAGATACACAAAAGGCAGATGTCACTATTAATGATGAACTTTTATTAGAAGCGACTTCATTAAATGAAGCGGCGACGAAAGTGAACTTTATTGAGACTTTCACACCAAATAGTAGTACAGATGGGCACTATATCGATGATATCAATATTCAGGGATCCTCATCAGAAGAAGAAGAGGAACCAACAGATCCAGAACCAACAGAACCAGAGGAAGATGGAATTAATGGAATTTATGAAGCTGAATATGCAGCGCTTAATGGGGCAATTGTGGATAATCAACATATTGGTTTTACGGGAATAGGTTTTGTTGATTACAATCCAAATGCTCCTGGTGGAAGTATCGAATGGAAAGTTGATGCTCCAGTAGACGGAGAGTACAATCTTGATTTTCGTTATGCACACGGTGGTACAGATTTACGTCCTGCAGAGATAATGGTTAATGGAAAGGTAGTGAATGAGGAACTAGTATTTGATTCAACTGGCGGCTTTGCAATATGGGATTATACATCAATTAAAGCAGAGTTAAAAGCTGGAGAGAATACCATTGTTGCAAAAGCTACAGGTGCTAGTGGAGGAGCAAATATTGATCATTTAAAAATTTATATGGAAGTTGATGATATTTATGAAGCGGAAGAAGCAACATTAGAGCCTGACACAGTTATTGTTGATAATCAACATATTGGATTTACTGGCACTGGCTTTATTGACTATAATCCAAATACACCTGGAAGTTGGGTTGAATGGACAGTCGATTTACCAATTGAAGGAGAGTATTACTTGGATTTTAGATATGCTCATGGCGGAACAGATTTCCGTCCAGCTGAAATAATGGTAAATGGTGAAGTAGTTGAACCAGAATTAGCATTTGACCCATCTAATGGCTGGGCAACTTGGGTTTATACTTCTACAAAAGCAAATTTAAAAACAGGTGAAAATACTATTCGTGCAACTGGTGTTGGTGCAAGTGGAGGAGCAAATATTGACCATTTGCGAATTCATAATAAAGATGAGGTAGATACCGAAGCACCAGTTGAGGTAGAAGATGCTGAAATAGCAGAAATCGTTAGTGGATTGGAATTGAAGAAACTGAAAGAGTTAGGAATGGTTGTTGATCAAACAGCTACTGATGAGCAATCGATTACTAGAATTGCCTTCATGTCTCTAATTAATGAAGCCTTTGGATACGTAGAAGAGGAGAAATTTAAAAACCTCAGTAACGATACACACGTTTGGGAAGTTTCTCTTGAAGAATGGTATTCTTATGTACTGAAAGTAGCAAAGCAGAAAGGATATATGGACAGTCTAGTTGTGGATGGGAATATTAATCCTGATAAAGAGTTAACAAAACAGGAAGCTCAAGATATTATTGCTACTATTCAAGGAGAGTCAACTAGTTCTGTCGGTGAAGATATATTGACATGGGGAGAAGCAAAAGAATTAGTAGAACCTCTTCGAGAAAGTAATAGTAGTGAACAAGTTAATATTGTTGGGGTTCATGCAGTAGCGACTAATCTTATGGTGGTAACGTTTGACGGCTACTTTGAAACATTTGATGTATCTGATCTTGATGTTGTTATTCCAACAAATGAGTGGGAGCTATTGTCGCCAGGTTTTAAAAATTTACGTATTGATAAAGCTGCTCAAGGAATCAATGAATTTGGGCAAACGGTAGTGGTCTTACGCAGTTTAGATGAGTGGGATGAATATGCGGAATATGAGCAACAAATAGAGGAAGTTAGATTTTCGGGTGATCTTGATCAAGCGATTGAAGAAGCAGATAATCTATTAACTTGGCAAATGGACCACGGTGGTTGGACTAAAAATTGGCCGCAAATATACACACGCCCATGGGATGGTTTAGAGTCCCGTTCGGAATGGATAGAAGATGGTAAAGAATTAGGAACGATTGATAACAATGCCACAATTACAGAAATGTTATATCTTGCACAGGTGTATCAGGAAACAAAAGATTCAAAGTATCAAGACAGTTTAGAGAAAGCTTTGGATTTTCTATTTGAATTACAATATCCAACTGGCGGTTTTGCACAAGTATATCCAGCTAGAGGGAACTACTCTGACTATGTAACTTTTAATGATGAGGCAATGGTCAATGTTTTAGAATTAATGGATCTAGTAGCAGAACGCAAATATCCATTTGATTCTGATTTAATTAGTGATGAGTATCTTGTTAAAGTTAATAGTTCAATTGATTTAGCCGTTGATTATATTCTTCAAGCACAAATCGAAGTTGATGGAGTATTGACAGCATGGTGTGCGCAACATGACCCAATCACATATGAAGCAAAAGAAGCTCGCTCATATGAACATCCATCCATTTCTGGTCAGGAGTCAGTCGGCATTATTCGTTATCTAATGTCTAGGCCGCAAACAGTGAGAATTAATCAATCGGTTAAAGCAGCATTAGAATGGTTAGATGAAGTGAAACTTGAGAACACGCGTTATATTAGTGGGGATCCGAATGATGAATACTTTGTAGAAGATACAAATTCGACAGCTTGGTATCGTTTTTATGAAATTGGAACGAATAAACCAATCTTTTCAGGTCGAGATGGTGTTATTAAATATGACATTATGGAGATAGAAGAAGAGAGACGTAATGGCTATTCTTGGGGTGGTCATTGGGGAACATCGTTACTAGATATTGCACAGCAAACTGGTAATTACACAAATAAAGTATTTGTTCAAGTGGCTGAAACGAAGTCAGTTGACACATTTGGTAGAACATTAGCCGAAGGAAATGTAAAGGAGTTGGAGGGACAAATGAAGAGTTTAGCCGAAATTGATAGCACAATTACAGTGGCACAAGATGGAAGTGGAGATTATGATACAGTGCAATCTGCAATTGACGCTGTACCTAGTAACAACAGTCAAACTGTAATGATATATGTAAAAAATGGGACGTATAAAGAAGTTATTACTGTTCCAGCTAATAAACCTTTCATTACATTAATTGGAGAAGACGAAAAAGAAACGGTTATCACGTATGATAATTATGCTGGTAGAGATAACGGAGTAGGTGGCACTCTTGGCACAAGTGGCAGTGCAAGTGCATACCTTCGTGCTGATGATCTGATTGTAGAAAATATAACATTTGAAAATTCTTTTGATGAAACAACAGATACTACTGGAACACAAGCGGTTGCGTTATACGCAAGTGGAGATCGACTTTATTTTAAAAATGTAAGTTTTATTGGCAATCAAGATACATTGTATGTAAATGCTGGTACGCATTATTATGACAATGTTTATGTGGAAGGAGATGTAGACTTTATTTTTGGAGCCGCTAGAGTAGTATTTGCTAATTCAGTGATACATTCCTTTGATAGGGGCTCTGAGTCTACAAATGGATATGTTACCGCAGCTAGTACTCTGATTTCAGATGAGTATGGCATGATGATTATGAATAGTAAATTAACTAGTGATGCAGCAGCCGGTACGGTTTATCTAGGAAGACCGTGGCCATCCGGTGGAAATCCCAATGCAATTGGAAGTGTTTTGATTAAAAATAGTGAACTGGGCGCACATATCAATCCAGATGGATGGACATCAATGAGTGGTTTGCAACCTGAAGATGCGCGATTATTTGAATATAAAAATACTGGTCCAGGCGCTGTAGTAAATGACTCCAGAAGACAACTAACAGATGAAGAGGCAGCTGAGTGGACAGTTGAAAATGTATTGAAAGGTTGGAATCCAGTTCCAGATCAAGAGGAACCGGAAGATAATCCTGATGTGGAACAACCAGAAGATGATCCTATTGATGAAAATGAAGAACTGGAAGAGAAGGAAGATGAAGCCGTAGATGAAAATCAGCAAGACATAGAAGATAATGAATCTAGTCAGGGTGAAGATTTAGAAAAGGAAAAACAAGAAAGTGCAGTCACTGATAATAACATAGAAGATATTAATTCAAGTGACAAGAATGAAGAAGAAATAAAAGATTCAAAATCTTTGCCAGAAACCGCAACATCGATGTTTAATTGGTTATTGATTGGACTCGTTACATTATTCGCTGGTGTAGTTTTGTATAAGTTGAATCGTAGGAATAAACTAAATTAA
- a CDS encoding ABC transporter permease — MANTVVTEANTKIPVDYKKKRRQELWRRTKKNKMLYLMILPGIIYFLIYKYLPMYGLIISFMDYKPYLGITGSEWVGFEHFRRLFSSPEFWSIFRNTLVLFALQIFVFFPIPIIISLMLNEVRHSFYKRGIQTLIYIPHFMSWVVIVSISFVMFTLDDGIINSMLEVFGFEKINFLMSSDWFRPMYILQVIWREAGWGTIIFLAAITAVDPQLYEAAKIDGATRLRQMWHITLPAIRSVIIVLLILKIGDVLELGFEHVYLLLNSSNREVAEIFDTYVYVAGIQQGQFSYSTAVGFFKGAVGLVMVIFANKLAKLFDEEGIY, encoded by the coding sequence ATGGCTAATACAGTAGTAACAGAAGCTAATACAAAAATACCTGTTGATTACAAGAAAAAACGAAGACAAGAATTGTGGAGGCGTACGAAAAAAAATAAAATGCTTTATCTAATGATTCTTCCAGGGATTATTTATTTTCTAATCTATAAATATCTTCCTATGTATGGATTAATCATCTCCTTTATGGATTATAAACCGTATTTAGGTATAACAGGTAGTGAATGGGTGGGGTTTGAACACTTCCGTCGACTATTTTCCAGTCCAGAGTTTTGGAGTATTTTTAGAAATACGCTAGTATTATTTGCTTTACAAATATTCGTATTTTTTCCGATCCCAATTATTATCTCTCTTATGTTAAATGAGGTAAGACATTCATTTTATAAGCGAGGCATCCAGACATTAATTTATATTCCGCATTTTATGTCTTGGGTTGTTATTGTATCTATCAGCTTTGTAATGTTTACTTTGGACGATGGTATTATCAATTCAATGTTAGAAGTTTTTGGATTTGAGAAAATTAATTTTCTGATGAGCTCTGATTGGTTTCGTCCAATGTATATTCTCCAAGTTATATGGAGAGAAGCTGGCTGGGGAACAATTATTTTCTTGGCAGCAATAACAGCAGTGGATCCGCAGTTATATGAAGCTGCAAAAATAGATGGTGCCACTCGTCTTAGGCAAATGTGGCATATTACACTTCCGGCAATTCGAAGTGTCATCATAGTATTACTTATTCTTAAAATTGGTGATGTACTTGAACTTGGTTTTGAGCATGTATATCTATTGTTAAATTCTTCGAATCGAGAAGTAGCTGAAATCTTTGATACGTATGTATATGTCGCTGGTATACAGCAAGGACAATTTAGCTACAGTACAGCCGTTGGATTTTTTAAAGGAGCTGTAGGGTTGGTGATGGTAATATTCGCTAATAAGTTAGCTAAGTTATTTGATGAAGAAGGAATCTATTAA
- a CDS encoding carbohydrate ABC transporter permease — MTKKRRKNRVSVGSKVFDTFNYILLGLIGLITILPFIHVLGSSFATSAEIADTTFLLFPTEFSLNAYRYIFSTDTIFKALGVSISVTIGGTIWSMFLSTLTAYGLSRRDLIGRRHINFLIVFTMLFNGGMIPTFLVVQQTGLLDSLLALIVPVSINAFNMIILRSFFLNLPQGLEESAKIDGANDFGILFRIVIPISLPAIATISLFYAVTYWNTYMHAILYLSDAGKWPVQVLLRQIVVLASGISYDGSSFTDVPPPEVTVKMATIVVATVPVLLVYPFLQKYFTKGALLGSVKG; from the coding sequence ATGACAAAAAAACGAAGAAAAAATAGAGTGTCAGTCGGCAGTAAGGTATTTGATACATTTAATTATATACTGTTGGGACTTATTGGGCTGATAACTATCCTACCATTTATTCATGTATTGGGAAGTTCTTTCGCCACAAGTGCCGAAATTGCTGATACGACGTTTTTACTATTTCCGACTGAATTTAGTTTGAATGCTTATCGTTATATTTTCTCCACTGATACTATTTTTAAAGCATTAGGCGTTTCTATTTCAGTAACGATTGGTGGAACTATATGGAGTATGTTCTTATCAACATTAACTGCTTATGGTCTTTCGCGTAGGGATCTTATAGGTAGAAGGCATATAAATTTTCTTATTGTTTTTACGATGTTATTTAATGGTGGGATGATTCCAACGTTTTTAGTTGTTCAACAGACGGGGTTGTTAGACTCACTTTTGGCACTAATTGTACCTGTTTCGATTAATGCTTTTAATATGATTATTTTAAGGAGCTTTTTCCTTAATCTCCCACAAGGTTTAGAAGAGTCCGCAAAAATAGATGGTGCCAATGACTTTGGTATATTATTTCGAATCGTAATTCCAATTTCATTGCCAGCCATTGCAACGATTTCACTTTTTTATGCAGTTACGTACTGGAACACTTATATGCATGCGATTCTTTACTTGAGTGATGCAGGAAAGTGGCCAGTTCAAGTTCTTTTAAGACAAATTGTGGTACTTGCAAGTGGTATTAGTTATGATGGATCGTCATTTACAGATGTCCCACCACCAGAGGTTACTGTAAAAATGGCAACAATTGTTGTCGCAACAGTCCCAGTTTTATTAGTATATCCTTTCTTACAAAAGTATTTCACCAAAGGTGCATTGCTAGGATCTGTAAAAGGTTAA